The genomic DNA CCAGGTCGGTCCAGGCGTGCGCGAGCGGGCAGAAGGAGTAGGCCCACAGCCACTGCTGCAGCCGCCGCTTCAGCTTCTTGCTCGGCTTGTGCTTCTTGCCGAGCTGCGGCGCGTCGAAGTCCACCGCGCGGATCTCCTTGGGCAGCGCGCCGCCCCACCTCTGCGCGTCGAAGTCGTCCAGCTCGTCGTTGCCCGCGTGTCCGTCCTCCGCGGGCGGCAAAACGGACAAAAAGCGGCTATCAAAGTCCCCCAGGACGCTTTTCAGCTCGGTCTCGTTCAGGTCCCGCTCCTTGGGGTCGAACACCGGGTCCGGGTCCTCCTTTAATTCCACAATGGGCAGGCTGTCACTCGGGATGGGGCGCAGCAGGTAGTAGGGCTGGCACGCGCCCCCGTGCAGCAGCAGTCCgacggagagcagcagcagatacgTGGCGACGCGCAGCCGCGGCGGATCCATGACGCGCTGATGAGGCTCTGTCTGCTGCGTAATTACGCACCAACCGTCTCCAAACGTGCGTCTCGCTCAAAGCTCAGTTTCCCATGTTGGGACCAAATCCGCGACGGTCTGCAGCATCGGCGTCAGTTCGTGACCAGGTGCACCGCAGAGCTCAGGTACGTCCTCGGGCTCCACGCGCGCGCCCTCGTCATGATGGTCCACCAGCCTCCTCCGGAGAAAAGCGCCCGGCGCGAGCCGCCGCCTCCTGTTATATGCGTAGCTCTGGGCGTGACGTCATGCGTGTTGCCCCCTCCGTGAATGTGGGTTTGTTGTCTAGGAGATCCccaacagggagggggggggacgccCCCTGTCGGCTCTCCAGACCGGAGCTGCGTCACAGTGAGGACGATTGTTGGAGGTGGTGAAGAAGGaatgaagctgctgttgttaaCATTCATTCAACTCATGTTTTGAAATCTAAGAATTTGTAGTTTTTGCTGATTGAAGATGCTCGTGAGcgctgagggagggaggaaggttCCCAGCAGAGGACGGGGCAGACTGACCGGGTCCAGAACCAACGACTGAAGCTGCAGTCAGAGCCAAACCTGAAGATCTGGACCTGCGGGACCTTTTCCTCCGCTGCTCTTAAATCCAGATTTTCTGTCGTCATTTGTGTCAGCAGATAAACAAAAACCaataaaagacatttaaagCCTGGTTCCGACTGGTTTTTGGATTTCAGACGGACAATTTAGCCCCCAAACAAACATCCTgctgagcggcggcggcggtggaaACGATCCCGTCTGAAACTCAATCACTGGAAAATTATCTGATGGAAGAACGTTGCCAGCAGCTGCATCAGCCGGAAACCATCCCGCTAAAGATAAAAGCATCTCTGTTTCCACGCTTGAATGAGCTAATTCACGCACGCGACGCGTTTAGTTTACGCTCATGTGGAAAATGTGGCTCTGGATTCTTCAtcagaccagaaccagaaccagacagatGCGGCCATGCTGGAGGTCAGCGGTGATGTCACCACCAGCAGACGTTAGCGCCACCAGCAGACGTTAGCGCCACCGCTACGCTACCACGGAGCTGCTGCCATCGGTCCCCTCGTTCCTGCAGACGATCCTGAAGATCCGTGGGAAAAGATGAGCGAGTCCAGTTGGATGATGGTTCTGGTAGCGACGGTCGTCTTTTAAACGCGCTCCTTTACCTTTTTCCCTTCCCAcagtttctccacagcagcATCGGAGTGAATTCCGCTTCATTAACGGCGATAAAGCAGCCAATAAAGCCTCTGCGTTTATGGGCGAAAGCTGCGGCCCACGGGCCCCACGTGGCCCGTCAGGAGGTGACCTCCGGTCCACCAGAACTGATGCAGGTCGCACAatatttcaacgcaaaaaacaaaaacaaaacgcaGTTTCTGTTGAAGATTGATCCGATTTCTCACCGCCGCGATTCTCAACTTCAGAAGAGAAACCTCGACAATTCTGAAATTCTTTGACAAACGTGACGTTTGGGAGCAGTTTTCTTTCGCGAAAGTCTCAGGATGTCGCAGCAAAGATGAAGCTGTTTCATGCTAACGTTCATCAAGCCCTCACGATAAAAAGGATGTTTAAGAACACGCTAGCATGTATGAGCATAAGTGTACGTAGGGAACGTGAAGCTAAGAATGATGAGCGCTCTCCCTTGGGCGGTTTGATCTGCGTGCGTGAGGACGCCGCTTCACACCTCGTGCTAATTGAGGCCACGTTGGAAAGCTGAATACACACTCAGACGGAGGCGGTGCCGCTCTGTTGACTCTGGCACTCCAGAGGGGAGCAATTTGCTAGTTTGTTtagcacttttctttttttcctcattcctcTGCGATCCGAGAGCACACAATCGCAATAATCACTCCTGCTGGGCGCTTAATTAAAATTAATCACCGTTTCACTCTGCTGACCACAGACGGAGGCTCGTTCTGGCCGTTTGTTTGCTGGAGGATTTAAACTTCTAACAGTTTTAGCCTTTCGTCTCCGACTCGCAGGGAAAAATCGCAGCTCTTCCcaatttctgctgttttagcAGCGTTTTGTTTCTTTGCAACAAAGTGATAAAACAAGTatcactttaaattaaaaagagcGGACGGCCCGTGTTTACGTTATTCCAAATTCTTCATCGTTTCTCGGTGTCGGACCGACGATTCTTCACTCAGAACTCGTAAAGTCACAATAAACGTTAAAGTGTTTAAAACATGTGAAAAATGATCTAAACGAAGGAAACGATacataaaaaaacccaaatttgCTGCTCGATAACCTGTAATAAGCTAAAGCTCGCTGAGGTTCGTCGCCACCTACTGGAGAGTCTAATGACTTCTGCCAAAGATTTAGCATTGACTGTTAGCATGGCTGAAAAGAGCTTCAGGTTTCTCCTCCCACACAGAGACAACTCGTTGGATCGGAGTCGTGTAGCAGCGCTCATGTTAGCATCCCGGAACGGCTGGAGGATCCATGTCAGGAAGTTCCTGATCCTGGTGGGATCATCCGTTTGTCACAAACAACATGTTGTCGCCGAGGAAAAATCCTAGAAGCGACGCTCGATTGGGAATATCTGGTGTAAGACGCTAACAATGCGTGGACGGTCACGTGACTTTTCAATGTCCACTAAATTAGCAGGTTTCATCCCCACGACAACAGAAGCCGACGGGATCCACAGGCGGCGATCCGGTCAGAGCGCCAGCGGTggaggctgtgggggggggcagcaggggatGATGGGAGGTCGCGGCGTCTCCAGCCGACAGCACAGACGTGTGTTTGTGCCACGCAGCCCTCCTGACCCCGCCCGGCTCTGAAGCGCTCAGCTCCGCGTTCACACTTCATAAATCAGGACGACCCGTCCCGGTGCGGCTTCGTGTCTCTCCGAGCCCGATAATACTGGCGCTATTGTTCCGGCGTCGGGATCCATTTCAGGGCTGCAACGTGGGTCCCGCggccgccgcgccgcgccgcgccgcccCGATAGCCCTGGCAGCGCCGGCGCTGGCCGCCGGGCCGCGTCTGCTGGGTCATTATCCTCAATCCtctggcagcggcagcagttcCAAAAATAAGACGGCTAATTGGCccgtgtttatttctgtttgggAGAAATACGCTAAGTGTTTTTAGCAGGTTGTTTGTGGCCCGACGGTCGGGCTCTCTGGGAGGTAGCGCTCCGTCGCCGCATGGAAAAAGTGCCGACTCGCCCCTTCTTTTAATAAAGAAGACCTTTTATCCAGAGCGCGGCGGCGTGTGACATCATGCCTGTTGACTCACGAGCAGATGAGTGATGCACGCGCAGCCTTTAGCCTCACAAACACGCGTAAACCGCTACGTCTGCCCGTCTCTACGGTGGGGGGGCACTAATGAAGCAAGTGTTcccagtttggggggggggggggctgtcaggTATGGACACAGCAGACCTCTGTCACCTGTTGCCACCACCGGGGGGCCCCCGGGCGCCAGGCCAAGCGTGCTGGCCCAGTAGCGGGGGGCCCCCGGCTCCACCTACAGACAGCTTGGCGGGGGTGATTTACGCTCAggtgcctggggggggggccaTCGGACCAATGGGCTGAGGTTGACATCACAGGTTACGTGGAGGCGTGGCCTAATGCTCCTGTTAGCATTTCTCCGTTTAAATTAACTTAATTCAGGATGATTCGTACAAGGAGTCGATCCGACACGTGACAGGACGTCGTAACCACGGAGATCCACGGGCACGTTGGCTACAACCTGGAGCTGCCATCCATGGCGTTACAGAAGGAGGGGTAAGGATTGAGCGGGAGCCAcgaagaggaaaggagggttACAACACTCGCTttacagcgccccctacaggctgTGGCCACAACGCGTagctttagcttagcatcaaaGACACATAAACCAACAAGGTTGGACGATAAAAACGAGGCTGCTCCTCTGGAATGTTCCGTATCGGAACAACAGGGACACAACGTTCCCCTGGTAACGTAGCTAAACTTGGAATAACCTGGAGTTCTGTGTGGAGGTTCGCACGATGATCCGTGCGTTTCGGGTTGGAGGTGATTCCGTGTGTGAGCAAACCGCACCAGGATGTATCGCCATGGCGATTTACCATCTCTGCATCTGTTGACGGGGTCGGAATATCACACCAGAAGTTATCGGAATTTTCAGGGAACATGGACTTCTGGTAACTTCCTGCAGGACTGAGCGAGACCCAGAATCCATCGAGGTCTTTcagctttgatgtctttgatcaTCTGCACCTTCTTTTTGAAAAAAACTGGACAGGAAGGATGGAAAATATGAGATGGCAGCAAGAGCAAAAAAAGTGGGAATctgaagcggcggcggcgtcggcGCTGGAAGAGTTAACGGCAGACAAAAGTGGATCCAGATGTGCCGTTTTTATTAATATCTGTGGCTGATGAATGGGAAGGTAAAATTACAGGCGCCAGCCgggaggccccgcccacaaccACCCAGACGCTTCACCTCAGGGACGGTGAGAGGGCGAGACTCCGGGGGGGGACAGTGGCGCTCCGTCCCATCAGGATCAGCTCCAGTCGGGAGGATTTGGGTTGCCGGGACCAGATTTACGTCTGATTTACGTTTGCTCGATCCGTCGAGTCACCCGAGAGGATTTATGGCGCcaaatgtttttatttcccCCGACAGCCGTAAAGACGGAGCAGACGGAATATTTAGTGTTTTTCCTTGGGATGATTTGAAGAACGTGAACGTTTGGGACGGACAAACGTCGTCAACGCGTCACTTTCGGCCAGCGGCAGCAATATTTCGCACCGTTGACGAAGCGAGGAAACACGCGACAGAAACGTGTTGCTAACCAAGGCAACGCTAGCGGGACTTTACCGTCAGACCTGATCCAGGCCACCTCCAGGTCCGGCTGATCCGGTCCGGCTCTTCTAGGTCGCTAAAGTTTCCTCTCTGATCATAAAAGAATCCGACGCGTGACAAAAGAGGGTGGAACAACAAGGTTAGCTAAAGCAGTAGCCAGAACAGGTGACTCAGGGTAGCGTCGTGAAAAGCTAGCCCGGGgacaccacttcctgtttagctcGCGGCGTCGTGACGCTCCGATcacagaaaatgtgaaaacgGTCCATTAAAGGTCCCACAAACAAACATTGGTACAACTGCGATTTATTCTCAAAACCTTTGAACCATTAGCATGACTTGAGTTTACCAGAAAGCGTTTCCTGTTTCCAGGACAATAAATTCTGGGATGTTAGCGCTCCGACGAGCTCGCGGCCGTTAAATGACGCACGGCGGAAAAATGTTAATTGATTTCTAATCGTTGAAATCGGGCTGTTGGGTAAACAGGAGAGTAATTCCAGCACAGAGGAGACTTTAAAACTCTGGAGTCGGTCTGATTGCTCCCCCAGGAGACGCCCCCCCCCAGAGACCCACaaatgacatgtttgtgtgtaacgTAATCCACTTTCTTTAAGAGGTGGCGCTCCAGTGGCAGACGCCGGCCCCCCCCAGGCTAACTCCTGTTGACGCTTCCACTCTGCTTCTGCTTTTGTCAACGTAAACGTGAGACGTCTTATCTGTTTGATTTATACGTGCACGCAGGGCCGTGCGCAGGCTTCCTAGGCCCCGGTCAGGGGGGGggcgccccccccacccgagGCTGAAACAAAGGAAAGCTCGACAACAACTTTGAAAAGATGCTAACAAAGATCGAGGTTTTAACAAAGCGGAATTTTTATGATGGGAAAAGTTGATCTGGAACTTTTTGGGAACCGATTAACGAAACGTTTACACCtgaagcatgatgggaaaagaaAACGCTGCTTTTGTCCTGTTTCCTCCGGTGGTCGTTCGCGGTATTACGTGATGGACCCGTTGGGGACGAGAGTGGGACCAAGAGCAGAGCCCTGAGGAACACCAGGCCGACGGGAGACGAGCGAAGGTTCCAGATCCGTTTCTCCCCGTTTCAGCAGGAGAGTTGATCCCAAGGAGCTCTCAGAACCTCTGAACGGTGTTCCTGGCGTTCCAGGATGGTCCCTGTTGTGTGAGAGGGACCTCCAGAGTGATGGATGGTCTCCAGCGTGGAGACGCGCTGGTCTCTGGAACGGCCGCCGCCACCGAGCGGCAGATCAAAGGGAGCGTCCGAGGTCAGCAGGACACTTGACCCCGgccctccttcatccctccatcacggCCCCCCGCTGGATGAACTCTGACTCCGTCCTGGAAccagagctgctccagcttcgTCCTCTTCACgaacagaggggaggagggctggggggggggggggggggaggggtgatgTATGCCGGGGTCCACTGGGTCCAGAGCAGGGATCCTAAtggtctgcagcagcaggagggctgatcccagcagaggaaccatCATCAATAAACCCATCTGTGAGGGGGGGGTCACCAGATCCAGCCGGTCCGATCAGAACTGTCTTTAAGGCCCTTTGATGGAGGTGACGGTCCAGAAGACATCACCTCGGCTCTTCGGTGAGTCCTCCTCGGAGGTTCTTTGTCCTCCAGGAGGTCACTTCAGTTCAGTGTGTTTTATAGTCGTCTTCATCACACGGACTCCTGGAAGGGCACAGCCGCACCACAGCAGGGTCCAAATGGACTTTTCAGATGTTCTCCTTCTTCTGCATCACCGGAACATCTGTCCCACCAGTCTGCTGAGAAGGTTCAGATTAAATCTTGGATGTTctgtggaggatggatggaaaaggTCCAACCGGCGCGTCTCCATAACGGGTCCGTCTGTTTTTTGCGTTCGGCCTGAAGGAGCGTTTACGGCTCCAGCTCGACTTCCCAGACGGTGAAGTATGAAAACGCTCGGATATCCGAGACGGCGAGAGCGACGCGCCGTCTCTCCGGTCTCCGTAAAACGTTGCTGCGATAATTAGTCGCTGCGACGAGCCGAAAGGTCGACAGACGTGAACTGAGAAGATCCGAGGAGCAACGCCGGCCGGGACGTTCTGGAGGTCCAGATCTGCATTAATCTGACGGATTTAACGAGATTTTCCTCTGACGGGGATGTTTGGCTCCGGCCGGCGTCTCTGTGGGCTTAGAGAGCCGAAGAAAGACTAAACAAACCCCCTCCAGGGGGCCCCGGGGGCCCCGGGGGCCACAGCTCCGgctctgcagggctgcaggtaAACCAGCGGAGGACTTCAAACGTATCGGCCTCATCTGGAATCAAAATGGCCGCTCATTAAACTAATTCAGGCCCCAAACGGCCAATAATTagaataacaaaagaaaatgatttcCTGTCTGTAAACTTGGAAATGTTTCGATGATCGGAAGACAAATGAGCTCGTTTAGCTTCTGAATTATCACGTCGTTTGCTAACAAAACAAAGCGAGACTTTTCTGATTCCTTTTTTTCATGGGAAACGACGACAATCTACTGCCGCTACTCTACATTAgcagctaacatgctaaccgTCAGGTCTCCTCAGACTCTCCAGAGACCTGCAGGAATCTGGGCCGGCGGccagaaaccacagaagaagagaagaaaaggagaggagccTCCAGTCTGtaccaggaggaggtgggaggaggtgcCAGCCAGGGGTGCCCCTCCCAGCCACAATTAGCTTTAATCACCCCAAACACCCACAACCCACGTTACCCAGCCGCTCGCCAGCGTTACACAACGGCCTCGCGCCTGCAGCGACAGGCAGCCGGCGGCGGCGTGCACGTACAGCTGTGTACTGTCAACAGGCGGCAGCTCCGGTCCAACCCCTGACGGCGGCGCCCGACTCATCACGCAGAAGGTCTGAGAACCAGGACAGCAAAACAGACAGAACCACAGACGCGGCGGCTTGAAGGTCGCCGCCGCTGGAGGTCACCGGGCCGACTGATGTGGGTCCAGCGGTTCTCCTCCCACCTTTGATCCTTTAATTGCTTTGACTTTTCTGAGCCAAACTCAGCAATTAAAGTTGAAAAAGGAGCAAATGATGATAAGAGGCTGGCTGGTGTTAGCGTTCTTTACGCCGAGGAATCCGACCGCTGAATCAAAGGATTCAGATGAAAGCACATCACGTGACAGAGCCTTCGTATCCATGGTTACATCGTAGACAAGCTAACTCGGAGCACTGCTAGTTAGCATCAACAAAGCAATTAGGGTGACTTTTATAAAACAGCCTCTTAAACAAATTAAAGATGCTTCCTCCAAATTAAATGGAAAAACCGTTAGCTTTATCGGCTAAGCTAAGTCTTTCCCTTTCAGGAAACAGCAGCGCTATTTGTGTGAGGAGAATAAAATTCTGGGACTGCTGCCTCCAGTTTTCCGTCTCCATAAACGCCACTGGAATCTAGAGGCCTCCATCAACATGTACCTGATTAGCACAGAGGAGCTAATGAACACATTTCAGGAGTTT from Takifugu rubripes chromosome 5, fTakRub1.2, whole genome shotgun sequence includes the following:
- the nog1 gene encoding noggin, whose amino-acid sequence is MDPPRLRVATYLLLLSVGLLLHGGACQPYYLLRPIPSDSLPIVELKEDPDPVFDPKERDLNETELKSVLGDFDSRFLSVLPPAEDGHAGNDELDDFDAQRWGGALPKEIRAVDFDAPQLGKKHKPSKKLKRRLQQWLWAYSFCPLAHAWTDLGSRFWPRFVRAGSCLSKRSCSVPEGMTCKPATSTHLTILRWRCVQRKVGLKCAWIPMQYPVITDCKCSCSG